One Rhipicephalus microplus isolate Deutch F79 chromosome 4, USDA_Rmic, whole genome shotgun sequence genomic window carries:
- the LOC142814137 gene encoding cholinesterase-like yields MPYSMVSVLSVVLSVAFQVLIWNPESCLCSDGESFENERVIVKTKQGHVAGHRVTLDGHTIYRYIGVPFAEPPLGKLRFQRPQPLKPWKGVWNATNYSPSCMQMPLQVDENVYLDYGKRSEDCLYLNIWQATGARMCARDPTSKKCRLRPVVIYFYGGGFLTGDASFFVFRGDRFAAIADVVYVTVNYRVGMFGFFKTNLPEYKGNAGMFDQVEAMKWVKENAEAFGGDPEEITIWGQSAGAISVTFHMLSPVSRGLFKRAYIQSGASGSALSLTKLNTPAVAHRVMGLLGCYKPTISWKQQAQESMKCIQSVDAEELLQKTARELPLTSFLFLPTIGDEFLPEDPLAESQKIRTGDELLLSTTPDEGSLFVKGLLLRNPHLRELIAEDYKTPVKILMRLLLDVPSYKTESLADVYLKGMDKGDINETEWKINLAHMFTDALFECPADNFALRASKNGHDVYRFLFAHKPTFSIWEDWLGITHTDDIIFTAGTPADLLRSINMYGRYPGDHSIALPEPTEDEMEFSRDLVRIIGSFARYG; encoded by the coding sequence ATGCCGTACAGCATGGTCTCCGTACTTTCGGTGGTCCTGTCGGTGGCTTTCCAGGTTCTCATCTGGAACCCGGAAAGTTGTCTTTGTTCTGACGGTGAGAGCTTCGAAAATGAGCGCGTCATTGTCAAGACAAAGCAGGGACACGTTGCTGGACACCGCGTCACCCTTGACGGCCACACCATCTACAGGTACATCGGCGTGCCATTCGCTGAACCTCCACTGGGAAAACTAAGATTCCAGAGGCCACAACCACTGAAACCTTGGAAGGGAGTTTGGAACGCCACCAATTACTCCCCATCTTGTATGCAGATGCCGCTGCAGGTAGACGAGAACGTGTACCTGGATTACGGCAAAAGGTCCGAGGACTGTCTTTACCTCAACATTTGGCAGGCCACTGGCGCGAGGATGTGCGCGAGAGATCCAACCTCAAAGAAATGCCGGTTGCGTCCCGTCGTCATCTACTTTTATGGCGGTGGATTTCTGACAGGCGACGCGAGCTTCTTCGTCTTCCGCGGAGACCGCTTTGCTGCCATCGCCGACGTGGTGTACGTGACAGTCAACTACCGAGTGGGGATGTTCGGCTTCTTCAAGACGAACTTGCCAGAGTACAAAGGAAACGCTGGTATGTTCGACCAGGTGGAGGCGATGAAATGGGTGAAGGAAAACGCTGAGGCGTTCGGCGGCGATCCGGAAGAAATAACTATCTGGGGTCAGAGCGCAGGTGCCATTTCCGTTACGTTCCACATGCTATCTCCTGTCAGTCGAGGGCTATTCAAAAGGGCATACATCCAAAGTGGCGCATCCGGTTCGGCTTTGTCGTTGACGAAACTCAACACCCCTGCAGTGGCACACAGAGTTATGGGTTTACTAGGATGCTACAAACCTACCATCTCTTGGAAGCAACAGGCGCAAGAAAGCATGAAATGCATACAAAGCGTCGATGCCGAAGAACTTTTGCAAAAGACTGCCAGAGAGTTGCCCTTGACGAGCTTTTTGTTCCTTCCGACGATCGGCGACGAATTTCTTCCTGAAGACCCTTTGGCTGAAAGCCAGAAGATCAGGACAGGAGATGAACTCCTATTGAGCACCACACCGGACGAGGGATCGCTGTTCGTGAAAGGGTTACTACTGAGAAATCCTCACCTCAGAGAGCTCATCGCCGAGGACTACAAGACGCCAGTGAAAATCCTCATGAGACTCCTCTTAGACGTGCCGTCCTACAAGACTGAGTCGCTGGCTGACGTGTACCTGAAAGGCATGGACAAAGGTGACATCAACGAGACCGAGTGGAAGATAAACTTGGCGCACATGTTCACCGACGCACTGTTTGAGTGCCCCGCGGATAACTTCGCCCTGCGGGCGTCGAAGAATGGACACGATGTGTACCGGTTCCTTTTCGCGCACAAGCCAACATTCTCGATTTGGGAAGACTGGCTGGGCATTACGCACACCGACGACATCATATTCACTGCCGGCACACCTGCCGACCTATTGCGCAGCATTAATATGTACGGCCGTTACCCTGGTGACCACAGCATAGCGCTCCCGGAGCCCACCGAAGACGAAATGGAGTTCTCCCGTGACCTGGTGCGCATCATCGGAAGCTTTGCTAGATATGGGTGA
- the LOC142814138 gene encoding acetylcholinesterase-1-like: protein MYAIYASLLLAALALSQPTLGFNPVVKTSTGSVMGRRVQHGGKEVDVFYGIPYAKPPLGDYRFREPFPVEPWSGTYNATFKRPSCVQVKPQVDNSSYAPLLKMANMQPVSEDCLTLNVWRPATCENSECRDLPVFVYIYGGGFAVGDASLFIYDGVHFVASTGVIYVTMNYRVSIFGFLDAGNKEMPGNMGLLDQVMSLRWVKDNIRHFGGDPDMVTLGGQSAGAISVGYHAISPMSKGLFRRVIMESGSPLSTVGLHHASGPAQMIAVANVAGCYDLSRSAEQQIDDMIRCLRKKDAEELIQAAQEGLGMKIYLYFPRVHSQFMPLDPSDSDTYSINAKEVFFGLTKNEGLLFAYAVHQRFGSQTDFIQSNFPTVMRTVLKSFFHNIPTREAHALALAYMEGKDELTEDELKAIASAVFGDIIFTCPSQLFADVLIRKKVPVYHYAFMHKPKASFLGNFSDEVTHAEDLPFTRGVIDAQRKEFEKITAGMKDPAIRDFVTTPEEVQFSEELMQTWAAFIKNG, encoded by the coding sequence ATGTATGCCATCTACGCCTCCCTCCTGCTTGCGGCCCTTGCCCTGTCGCAGCCCACTCTGGGGTTCAACCCTGTCGTGAAGACTTCCACAGGTAGCGTGATGGGGCGTCGTGTTCAGCACGGGGGCAAGGAAGTGGACGTGTTCTATGGAATCCCTTATGCTAAGCCGCCTCTGGGCGACTACCGCTTCAGGGAGCCCTTTCCCGTCGAGCCATGGTCGGGGACCTACAATGCCACCTTTAAGCGGCCCTCGTGCGTGCAGGTAAAGCCCCAGGTAGACAATTCATCCTATGCGCCGCTCCTGAAGATGGCGAACATGCAGCCCGTCAGCGAAGACTGCTTGACACTAAACGTCTGGCGACCGGCAACGTGCGAGAACAGTGAGTGCCGCGACCTTCCGGTCTTCGTCTACATCTACGGTGGAGGCTTCGCCGTTGGCGACGCTTCGCTTTTCATCTACGATGGCGTCCATTTCGTTGCCTCTACGGGTGTCATCTACGTGACAATGAACTACAGGGTGAGCATTTTCGGCTTCCTCGACGCCGGTAACAAGGAGATGCCTGGCAACATGGGGCTGCTCGACCAGGTCATGTCGCTTCGCTGGGTTAAGGACAACATTCGCCATTTCGGGGGTGACCCCGACATGGTCACTCTCGGAGGTCAGAGCGCCGGTGCCATTTCTGTGGGCTACCACGCCATATCTCCTATGAGCAAGGGTCTCTTCCGGCGTGTCATTATGGAGAGTGGAAGTCCGCTGTCTACCGTTGGCCTACACCATGCATCTGGACCAGCACAAATGATAGCTGTAGCCAACGTGGCTGGCTGCTACGACCTGTCGAGGTCGGCTGAACAGCAGATCGACGATATGATCAGGTGCCTGCGAAAGAAGGACGCCGAGGAGCTGATCCAAGCGGCACAGGAAGGTCTGGGCATGAAAATTTACCTGTACTTTCCCAGGGTGCACAGCCAGTTCATGCCTTTGGACCCCTCGGATTCCGATACGTACTCCATAAACGCCAAAGAGGTATTCTTTGGACTTACCAAAAACGAGGGCCTGCTCTTCGCTTACGCCGTTCACCAGAGGTTCGGCAGCCAGACTGACTTTATCCAGAGCAACTTCCCAACCGTAATGCGAACCGTACTTAAGAGCTTCTTCCATAACATTCCCACCCGAGAGGCCCACGCTCTTGCCCTTGCCTACATGGAAGGCAAAGATGAACTCACCGAGGATGAGCTGAAGGCCATCGCCAGCGCCGTGTTTGGTGACATCATTTTCACCTGTCCTAGTCAACTATTTGCCGACGTCCTGATAAGGAAAAAGGTTCCTGTCTACCACTACGCCTTCATGCACAAGCCAAAGGCAAGCTTTCTCGGAAACTTTTCGGACGAGGTAACCCACGCTGAAGACCTTCCCTTCACGAGGGGTGTGATCGACGCGCAGAGGAAGGAGTTCGAGAAGATCACTGCCGGCATGAAGGACCCCGCTATCAGGGACTTCGTGACAACGCCCGAAGAGGTGCAGTTCAGCGAGGAGCTGATGCAGACATGGGCTGCGTTCATTAAAAATGGGTAA